The DNA sequence ATTTCATAAAACTTTAAAGTTAATGTGTGATCAACATAATAAAAATTATTATAAAAAATATAAAAAATGGTGTGATGAATATTTTTATTTACCCCACAGAAAAGAAGCTAGAGGAATTGGGGGAATTTTTTTTGATTATAAAGATGATAATTTCGAAAAAGATTTTAAATTTGTAAGAGATGTTGGTATTACTTTTCAAATGATCTTTAATGAAATTATTAGAAAAAAAATTAAGAAAAAATGGTCTTTAAAAGAAAAAGAGAAGCAGTATATTAAAAGAGGTCGTTACACAGAATTTAATTTACTGTATGACAGAGGAACTAAATTTGGATTACAAACTGGTGGTAATGTAGAAGGAATTTTAATGTCGTTACCTCCTTTAGCTAAGTGGAAATAAAAAAATGGAAAAAGAACCTATTACCTTAAATGGTTTAAAAAAATTAGAGGAAGAACTTATTTTTTTAAAAGAAAAGAAAAGACCTGAGATCGTTGCCGCAATTGCTGAAGCAAGATCGCATGGAGATCTAAAAGAAAATGCCGAATATCATGCTGCAAAGGAAGAACAATCTCATAATGAAGGTAGGATTACTGAAATAAACGACATAATAGCCAGAGCTAACGTAATTGATGTAACTAAATTAAATAATGAGGGTAAAGTAATTTTTGGATCAACTGTATATCTAGAAGACTTAGATAGTGGAGAAAAAATAAATTATAAAATTGTTGGAAAAGATGAAGCTGACTTAAAACAAAAATTAATTTTCTTTCAGTCCCCAATTGGAAAAGGATTAATAGGTAAAAATAAAAGTGATCTTGTAGAAATAAGTACCCCTTCTGGGATAAAGAATTTTGAAATTAAAGACGTTAAATATATTTAACTCTTTGCAATTTTTTCAACCTGTTTATCTGAAATTTGAAATCCATTTTGAACCCAGGTTTCTTCTATAAGTTTTAACTTATTACCTAAAATTTTACCCTCAGGAATTTTATACTTAGACATTAAAATATTTGCTCCAATTTTTAATTCAGGCAATGTTTTATTTTCGTAAATTTTAAGTAGTTTTAATAATTTATTCTCCACCTTACTTGAATAGAACAATTTAAAATTAATTATATCAATTACAGTTTGTCTACCATTATAGTAAAATATTTTATTAAAGTTTTTTTCTGTAAAACTTTTAATACTCACCTTTTCTTTGAAAAAATAATGAATTAATTTAAGCCTCTTTTGATCTTTTTTTGAGATTTTAAATTTATAAATAAAATAGTCAGTATTGTCTGTTTCATCGATAATCAGCAAAGCAATTACAAAAATAAAGTCAAAGTTGCTAATAACTTTGGAACTAAATGAATTCAGTTTCTTAAAATGATTAATATTTTTAAATTGTGGAAATACTATTTCTAATATTTCTAAACTTTGTTGATCTTCAAATAATTTAAGAAAATTTTTTGATTTAACTGTCTTTTTAAATTCATCTAATAATCTTTCAGCAGATAAGTTCGAAATACCTTTGATATTTTTTTTAAATATTTTAATTACCTCTGTTTTATGATTTTCAGTTGAGTAATTAATATGAAAACGGAAATATCTTAATATTCTTAAATAATCCTCTTGAATTCTTTTTTCTGGATCTCCAATAAATTTTAAAACACCTTTATTTAAATCTAGCTTACCATTTTGTGGATCAAATAAATTTCCTGAACTATCAGAGTAAATAGCATTAATTGTAAAATCTCTTCTTTTTGAATCTTCTTTCCAATCAGAAGTAAATTCAACTTTTGCATGTCTTCCGTCTGTAGCAACGTCTTTTCTAAGTGAAGTAATTTCATAGTTTTTTTCATTTATTACTGCAGTTATCGTGCCGTGTTCTTTACCTGACTCAAAAAATTTAATTTGATGTTTATTTAGTGCATCACAAACTTCATCTGGTGTAATGTTAGTTGCTAAATCAATGTCATCTACTTCTTCTCGATTTATAATTTTTCTAATACACCCTCCAACAAATCTTAATTCACTATTTTCAGAATAATTGTTAATTGCTTCAAAAATTTTTTTTGCAGGAGTGTTCTGAGATATGTTTTTTATATTTTTACTTATATAATTAAGATTTTTGGACCTAAAAAAAATTTTATCTAAAAATTTATCCATATATATGGCTGGGGCGCTAGGATTCGAACCTAGGATGCAGGTACCAAAAACCCGTGCCTTACCGCTTGGCTACGCCCCAATATTATAGATCCTATAACACAAAAAAAATAAATTTATATAGTTTTTGATACAAACAACCAACAATTTTTAAATTTCCTCTTAAATTGAACTTTTGCTGAATTACAGTCTTTGACTGATTTATAGTATGCAATAACTGTAGATCCAGACCCAGTCATTCTTACAAACTCAGGATTATTAGTCTTTTCTAAAAATAACTTAATCTTTTTTATTTGTGGGTATTTTGAAATTGCAACATCTTCTAAAGTATTACTTTGATTTTTTAAAAATTTATAACCAAACATAATTTTTTTTGGATTATTAAATTTTGGTTTTGTAAAATTTTTAACGTTAGAATAAATTTTTTTTGTCGCACAACCAAAATTAGGCTTTATTAAAAGCATATTTAGAGTCGGACAATTAAAAAATTTTTTAATTTTATTGTTTGAAAGTAAAACTGAGCTAGACGGGTTTATACCTAAAATAACATCAGACCCTATTTCAGAGCAAACCTCCAAAATTTTCTTTTCACTAATTTTAATTACCTTTTTTTTATTTAAAAAATTTAAAATACTTGCAGCATTTATAGAACCGCCACCAAGTCCTGCTTTTTGAGGAATATTCTTTGATATAGAAACTCTAAATTTTTGATTTAGTAATAACTTTTCTCGACCTAATATTTGAAAGAGTTTTTGAACAGTATTTTTTTTTCCAATACCTTTCGCAAATTTCCCTTGAAAAGAAATATTATGTTTTTCATCTCTTATTTTTTTTATTGAAATAACATCATACAAATCAATGAAACTAATGATGCTTTCAATTTTGTGTAATGATTTATTTTTTCCTGTTACATTGAGAGCTAAATTGATTTTAGCATGAGACTTTAAATTTAATTTCATTGAATAGATTTTAAGCCAATAATCAATTTTTTGTTTATATTTTCTCTCATATCATCTTCAGTATCATCAAAGTTCAACACACTATTCCAAAAATATCTTGCCTGAATTTTTTGATCTAGCTTCCACAATATATCTCCATAATGATCATTTACTATTGGGTCATCAGGCATTAATTCTACAGCTCTTTTTAAATATTTTTCTGCCTCTTCATATTCATCTATCAAGAAATATGCCCAACCAATTGAGTCAATAATATAGGGATCATTACTTTTTAAATCATATGCTATTTTTAACATTTCCATCGCTTCATCTATTTTGTAATCACGTTCTAACCAAGAATAAGCAAGATAATTTAGGACGTATGCATCATTAGGTCTTATTCTTAATGCATGAAGTAAATCTTCATCTGACTTCTCATAATTACCTAATCTTTCGTAACTCCCACCTCTTCTATATAAAACATCCGATTTAATTACAGAAGTATCCTCTAGTGAGGAGATTAATCTTGAATAATAATCGATTGCAAGTTCATAATTTTTAGAGTTTTTATAAAAATTTGCTAAATCAAAAATCATCTTTGGATTAGGTTTTTCAATATTTTTAAATTTAGACTCGATATGGCTTGTGCCTTTTTCATAATTTTGTTCTTTCACTATTATTTGCGCTTCTTTTTTAACTCTAAACCAATAATAAAACTCATCAGTCTCTTTAAATTTTCTTACTATTTTTTTTACCTTGTTGTATTCACCATCTGCAAAGAAATTTTCTGCAACGAGTGATAAATTAAATTCAAATTTAGGATTTAAGTATATTGATAAATTTAAATAAAAATTTGATTTTTCAAAATTATCTTGTGATGAATAAAGATTTGATATCAAGAATAAAAATTCACTAATTATATCATTATGGTTTCCACATGAGAAAATTTTTTCAAAACTTTTAAACTTATTATTATCTATCCAGCTTTTGGTTTGAGTTAACAAAAGTGTTGAGCCAATATAATCAATTTGATCAATTACTGACTTTGCCTGATCAAACTCCTTATTCTGAATTAGATAATTTATATAAAAAAATATATATCTTGAATAATCACCTTGTTGATTATTAATTAAATTTAAAAAGAAAGAGCTGGTTCTTTGATCATTATAATGACATCTTTGAAACGCCTCAGCTATTAATGATAAGTTTCCAAAATTTTTCTTATTAGGTAAAAGTTTTTTATTTTTAAAAGTGTAAATGTACTGCTTTAAAGTCTCAAAAATTACTAGATTAATTCTATTTTCTTCCTGAAATCTCAAACTTTGATCTAAGTAAATATCAGCTTTATCAAAATCATTTTTTTTCAAACTATCAATTATTAATAGAACATATGCATCAAAAAAATCAGAGTTTCTTTTTTTTGAGTTATTTTTTATAACATTAATTGCTTGAGCTACTTTGTTTTCCAATACAAGAGAATTAACGTATCTTTTTAAATAATTGTCATGGCTATTTAGTAAAACTTTACTTAAATTGAAATATTTTAAAGCTTCTGAATTATCTCTATTTTCATAAGCTACAATACCAGAAAAATAATTAGATAAATCTCTTGAGTTGAAATCATTAAAACTTGTACTTTTAGAATAAACGGGTGTCTGATAGGATAACACTAATAATAATATGATTTTAAATATTTTAGATATCATTTAATCCTTGTAAGGTGAAAAAATTGATAAATCAAAACGATAAAATAAACGAAGAATTAATAAATACAATAGAAGCCAATTTTGTATTTGATAAAAAACCTATTAATAGGTTTTCTGAGGTCAAAAAAAAAAGTGATATCAATCAAAGAAATAAACAAGATTTATTAGAAAATCTAAAGAAACAATTAAATTCAATTGAAAATTGCAAACTAAGAAATAATTCCAAAAATATTGTTCTTGGAGAAGGAAATATTGATAGTCCTATAATGTTAATAGGAGAAGCTCCAGGTGAAATTGAAGACAAAGTTGGAAACCCTTTTAAAGGAGAGAGTGGAGAGCTTTTAGACAAAATGTTAATAGCAATAAATATTAAAAGAGAAAATATTTATACAAGTTATGCAATAAATTTTAGACCACCAGAGGATAGAAAACCAACTTCACAAGAAATTAAACGTTACTCAAACTTTTTAAAAGAACATATATCTATTATTGATCCCAAAATTATAATTTTAATGGGTAGTACAGCTATGGAAGCTGTTACTGGGATTAATGAAAAAATATCTTCAGAAAGAGGTAAATGGAAGGAAATAATTTTAAATAAAAATACTTATCCTTTAATGATAACTTTTAACCCTTCTTATTTAATTAGATATCCGGATAACAAAAAATATTCATGGGAAGATTTAAAAAAAATAAGAGAAAAAGTTAAAGAGTTAAAATTAATAATCTAATGAAATTAATAGCTGGTGTTGATGAGGTAGGCAGAGGTAGTTTAATAGGTCCTGTTTATGCTGCTGCTGTCATTCTAAAAAAATCTGTAGATCCAAAAATTTTAAAAGACTCAAAAGTGTTGAGTAAAAAAAAGAGAGAATACCTTTTTAATTATATTAAAAAAAATTCAATTTGGTCATTAGGCAAAGCTTCTGTTAGTGAGATTGAAAAACTCAATATACTAAATGCAAGTTTACTAGCTATGAAAAGAGCTATATTAAAATTAACAAAAAAACCAACTCTTATTCTAATAGATGGAAACAAAATTCCAAAATTAAAAAATTATAAATTAAAATCGATCATAAAGGGTGATAAAAAAATTCCCTCAATTTCAGCAGCATCTATAATAGCAAAGGTATCAAGAGATAGATTAGTTGCTACTCTATCAAAAAAAAACAAAGGTTATCATTGGGATAAAAATTTTGGATATGGAACCAAACAACACTTACAAGCATTAAAGAAACTAGGCATAACCAAACATCATAGAAAAACTTTCTCTCCTATGTCTAGATTAACTTAATACTACATCTAGTTATCATTAAAATTCGATACACAAATCGAATCCAATTTTTTCAATCACAGGTTGACCGAAGAATCCATTTGGAGTCTAATTAATTTTTACAAATGAAATCTGATTTTAAAAATAAAATAATTAACGGAGACAGTCTCGAAGAATTAAAAAAAATTCCACGTGAAACTTTTGATTTAATTTTTGCTGACCCTCCATATAATTTACAATTGAAAGGTGAATTGACTAGACCAGATAGATCTAAAGTCAGCGCTGTAAACGACAAGTGGGATCAATTTGAAAATTTTAAAAAATACGATGAGTTCACGTATGAATGGCTTAATGAATGCAAAAGGATTTTGAAAAAAGATGGAGCTATTTGGGTTATAGGTAGTTACCATAATATTTTTAGAGTAGGAACCGCAATACAAAATTTAGGTTTCTGGATACTAAATGATGTCATCTGGAATAAAAATAATCCAATGCCTAACTTTAGAGGCACAAGATTTACAAATGCTCATGAGACTTTAATTTGGGCTTCGAAGAGTGAAAAATCAAAATACACATTCAATTATCAGTCTTTGAAATGTTTAAATGATGATCTCCAGATGAGATCTAATTGGAGTCTTCCTATTTGTAGTGGTTCTGAACGACTTAAAAAAAATGGAAAAAAAATTCACTCTACTCAAAAACCAGAATCACTTTTACATAGAATTTTACTAGCTACATCAAATAAAAATGATCTAGTTCTTGATCCTTTTTTAGGTTCTGGAACTTCTGCTGCAGTTGCAAAAAAACTAGGGAGAAATTATTTTGGTATAGAAAAAGAAAAGAATTATTTTAAAGCTGCTGAGGAACGTTTAAAGGGTACCAAACCAATTGAAGATGATTTATTAGATACACTTAAAAATAACAGATCAAAACCAAGAATTCCATTTGGATCGTTGGTAGAGCTTGGAATAATTAAGCCTGGAACAAATATTTTTGATAACAAGAAAAAAATAACAGCAAGAATAATGGCTGATGGTAGCATCAAACACAACCAAGCGGAAGGTTCTATTCACAAAGTTGCAGCTACTATTTTGGGAGCTGAAAGCTGTAATGGTTGGACATTTTGGCATTGTGATATTAATGGACGAACCTACCCAATCGATTACTTGAGACAAAGATTAATTTCTAAAAATTAATCTTTATAAATTTTACCTAAATAACTTTGCAGAAATTTTTTATTTTTTGTCAAAAGCTTTAAAAAAATATTTCTAAAAAAGATCATAATCGGATTTGATAAATGAAAAGCAAATTGATTAAAATCAGATCTTCTATTAATCATTTTTACTCTCTCTAATCTAGAATTATAAAAATCATTTTTTTGGTTAATTATAACTTCATGTAATTGATTAGCTCCTTCTATTGATTGTGAGGCTCCCTGAGCAAAAGAAGGAGAGAATGCAAAAAAAGCATCTCCAACTAAATAAATATTTTTGGGAGGAATAAATGGATTTTTACTTACAAAAACTGGAAACAATTTAATATCTTCAAGACTCTGAAATACTTTTGATGAAATTTTCTTGGATAATTTTTGTTTAATGTTCTCAATAAATGTACTTTCATTACAAAGATTGTGGTTTTTTTGCTGATCGGAATTTAACTTATTCTTCAATATCCCAATAAAATTAAAATTTTCATCATTATTAAGTGGATATAATACATAATGAAAATCTGATCCTAAAAATAAAGAAATATTATCCTCGTTTATAATATCAAGACTTTCTTTAGATACACTGGCTCTAACAGCGATAGTGTTATTGTAAATTGGTTCTGAATTATTATTTGAAATTAATGACTTTCCTTTAGAAAATACACCATCTGAAATAACTAAATGATCACAAGTTATTTTTTCTTTATCAAAAGTTAAATTTATTAAATTATTACTGTATTCTATGTTGTCTAAACTGCAGTTAAACTGGATTGTATTTTTATCCAGTCGATTTATTAGGAACTGAAGTAATTTTGATCTTTTCAATGTTGTATACTTACAATCATCAGAATTAAATTCTGAAATATTTAAATCACAAATTTTCTTTGAATTTTTAATTTGATAAAAGTCAATTTTTTTTGGATTAAATTTCTCTTTGTCTGACAAGGAAGAGAAGCCTAATTTGTTTAATAACTTTACGCTATTAACAGATAATTGAATGCCATAACCTTCCCCTATTTCTAATGAGGTTTTTTTTTCATAAATTGTGACCTGATAATCTTTATTTCCTTTAAATAAGTTGGCTATAAACAGACCGGAAATACCTGCGCCAATAATTGCTATTTTTTTCATTTTTGACTTTCTAAAAATTTTATTATCTTTTTGGTAAATGTTGGAAGTACATAATTTTCAAGCTTTGCAGGATTTATCCAATTAATATTTTTGTCAAAGTTATGCTTCTTTTTATATTCAATTTTAATATTCATATTCATATTAGATATTTTAAAATTTAAATCTTTATCAAAATTTTTAGGATTATTTAATTGATCCATTGGAAAAATATTTAAATTTTTTAAAAAATTAAATTTATTATTTTTGATTAATAAATATTGATTATTTTTTTTATAAACATTTAATTTATAATATGTTTCCTTGTTAATTTTCTTTAATTTCACTAAATCAAAATTTTTATTTTTAAATGCTTTGCAATTATTAGATAGTGGACATTTATTACAATTAGGGTTTGTAGGTTTGCAAATTAATGCACCCAGTTCCATCAAAGCTTGCGCATAATCGCTTGATCTTTTTGTCGATGTCCCAAAAATTTTTTTTTGATCTTGTAAGAATTCTTTTTTAATTTGACTTTGTTTCTTTAAATACAGATATCTTTTTAATACTCTTTCAATGTTTCCATCCAAAGGAATTATTGGTTTGTTAAATGCGATTGCTGAAATTGCACTCGCTGTATAATCGCCAATACCTGGTAATGATTTTAATTCATAAAAATCTCTAGGTATTTTTTTATTGAATTTTTTAACAATTATTTGAGCAGTTTTTTTTAAATTTCTTACTCTTGAATAATATCCAAGACCTTCCCAAAGTTTGGTTAATTTTCTATCATTATATTTTGATAACTTTTCAATATTAGGAATATTTTTAATAAATCTATTAAAATAAGGTATCACAGTAGCAACCTGAGTTTGTTGCAACATAAACTCGCTAACCAATGTAAAGTATTGTTTCTTTTCTTGTGAAACCTTATTTCTCCAAGGTAAAGATCTCTTATTTATATCGTACCAATTGAGAATTTTATTTGTTATTATTAGATCTTTCATATGCAATTTAAAAATAATACTAAGCAGAGAAATACTAGCATTCAAGGATTAAGATCTTTCAAAGACACTTTGCCAAAAAATCTAAAAAAAATTATTAATAAAAAAGGTCATATATATTCAGAAACTCTCAGTAATTGGAAATATTTAGTCGGGAATGAATTGTTTAAAGTCTGTTTCCCAAAAACATTCAAAAACTCAAATCGATTTGGTGTGAGTACTTTAGTTGTAATGGTTAAAAGGGGCCATGAAGTAGATGTAGAATATTCAAAAAAAAACATTGTAGATAAAATGAATAATTTTTTTGGCTACGATGTTGTTGAAAAGCTCAAATTTATTAGCTTTGATGACGAACAAAAAACTAGCAGTTTGAATGAAATTAAATCTAATAATGTGGCAATTAGTAAATATCGAGATAAAATCAAAGATGTTAAAAACGAAAAGATTAAAAAATCATTAACAGAATTAACAAAAGTTTATAAAGAAAAATGAAAAAAATTATATTACTTGCCATAATTGTTTTAGGAAGCTTTTCAAATTTAAACGCTGAAGAAATAAAAAGAATTATTGTTGGAAATAAAGATGCAAAAATAACTATAATTGCGTTTGAGTCACTAACTTGCAGCCATTGTGCTAATTTTCATAAAAACGTTTATCCAGAACTTAAAAAAGAATATCTGGACACAGGTCTTGCTAAAATAGAATTTAGACATTTTCCTTTAGATATTGCCGCCTTCAACGCTTCAAAAGTTGCTCAATGTAAAAATGATGGTAATGCTGATATTTTGGAAAGTTTATACGCCAACCAACAAAAATGGGTAAAGGGAAGCTCTATTGAAGAAGCAAATAAAAATCTTCAAATATTTTTAAAAAATGAAGGTTTCTCCATCGATTTTGAATCTTGTGTGAATAACAAAAATATTGAGGATTTTGTGTTAAATGACCGAATAGATGGTTCTAAAAACTTCAAGGTAAACTCAACTCCTACGATAATAATAAATAACAAAAAATTCGAAAAAAAACTTAATTATAAAAATTTAAAAAAAGCACTAGAAAAAATGATATAAGTTAGTGCATGGAGTTTAAAAAAATCCAATTAAATGGATTTAAATCATTTGCTGAAAAAACAAATTTCTTGATAGAAGAAGGTCTTACTGGAATTGTTGGTCCTAACGGCTGTGGAAAATCAAACATAGTAGAATCTTTAAGATGGGTAATGGGAGAGACCTCTGCAAAAAGTATGAGAGGTTCAGGAATGGAAGATGTAATTTTTTCAGGTACATCTAATAAAGCATCAAAAAATATTGCAGAAGTTTCCATAGAAGTAGAGAACAAAGAAAAAGAAGGTCCCATTCAATATCGTGAATTAGAAAACATTCAAGTTAGACGAAAAATTGAAAAAGATAAGGGTTCTAAATTTTATATTAATGACAAAGAGGTAAGAGCAAGAGATGCTCAAATGTTTTTTGCAGATCTTTCAACGGGCGCACATTCCCCTTCTATGATTAGTCAAGGAAGAATTGGAGCTTTAGTGACAGCAAAACCTACTGACAGAAGAGCAATACTTGAGGAGGCAGCTGGAATTTCTGGTTTACATGTAAGAAGACATGAAGCTGAACTTAGACTTGGCGCGGCTGAAAATAATTTAAAAAGAGCCGATGAATTACGAAGGCAACAAGAAAAACAATTGGCAAATCTTCAAAAACAAGCGGAAGAAGCTACAAAATACAAATTAATTTCAGAGGAAATAAAAAAAATAGAGGCTGGTCTATATTATCTAAGATTGTTGGATATCGATAAGGAAATAAGAATAGAAAATGAAATTAATACAGAGGCAGGAGGAGAAGTTGAAAGTTTCAACAATCAGATATCTGAACTTGAAAACTTAATAAAAACTTCAACTGATAAAGTTGCTCCACTTAGAGAAAAAAATATTGAGAATTTATCAAGAATACAGAGACTTAATTTGGAACTACAGAACCTAGATGAGGAAAATACTAGAATTCAAGATGAAATTGAAACAATAAAGAAATCAATAAAGACTTTAGACGAAGACATAACTAGAGAAAATGGAATTATTATTGATGCTAACTCTAATGAAAAAAGATTAAAAGAAGAAAAGTCAGATTTAATTGAAGTAGATTCAAAATATTTTGAAACAGAAAAGTTATCAAACGAAGATCTAGAAAATGCAAAAAATGAACTTGAGAGAGAGCAAAAAGAAGTTGACGAAGTAGTTAATAATTTAGCTGACGATACAATTAAAATAAGCATTGGTCCTATAAAGAATGTAAAAAATTCAATTACTAGAGCAAAAGAATTAATTGATAATAATGAGATAAATCAAGCAGTTACATTACTCGATAGATGTAATATGGAATTAGACAATTTTATTAATGATTTAAAAAATGAAAAATCAAGAACAGAACTATTAAGTGTAAATGAGAAATCTCAAAATATAAAAATACTTCAAGAAAAATATGCTGATGCATACAGTAAAAATCAGTCGATAAAGAATGAATCAGTAAAAAGAAATGAAAGAATAAAAACAATAGAGACAGAGATAGAAAGCTGGAAAAATCTTTTATCCAATTCAGAAAAAATGGTAAATGAATTAACTGAAAGAAAAAATAAATTATCTAAACAATTAAATGATTTAGAAAATCAGCCAAGAGTACAAGCAGAAAGAAAAGGTCAAATTTCAGAAAATTTAAGAATTTCTGATGAAGAAAAAATAGAGAACGAAAAAATTATAGAAGAAACTGATAAAAAAATTGAAACTTTAAGAGCTCAACTAAATGAGATACAAGAGCAATCAATTCAAATTAGAGAGCGAAAAGCTAGCTCAGGTGCAACCATAGAAGGTTTACAAAAAAGAAAAAATGATTTGCTTGATAGGGTTAATACAGAATTAAATTTAACAGAAGAAAATATTTTAGAAAATTCAAATTTATTTGGAGTTGAAGAACTTCCAAATCATGTTGATCAAGAAGATGCATTAGATAAAAAAAAACAACAAAGAGATCAATTAGGTTCTGTAAATTTAAAAGCAGATGAGGAAACTAGTAAGTATGAAGAAGAAATAAAAAAAATGGAACAAGATCGTAGTGACCTAGTTACCGCAATTGTTAAACTTAAAGATAGTATTGATGAGCTAAATCAAAAAGGAAGGGAAAGACTTGTTGAGGCATTTGAAAAAGTTAACAGAAAATTTAATGAGGTTTATACAAAACTTTTTAATGGAGGAAATGCCAAGCTTGAATTAGTAGACTCTGATGATCCATTAGAAGCTGGTTTAGAAATGTTAGTCAGTCCACCAGGAAAAAGGCTTCAATCTATAACTTTATTATCTGGTGGTGAACAAGCACTTACTGCCCTATCTTTGATATTTGCAGTATTTTTAACTAACCCTTCTCCAATTTGTGTTTTAGATGAGGTGGATGCTCCTCTTGATGATGCTAACGTTACAAGATTTTGTAGCTTGCTAGAGGAATTAATTAAAATTACTAACACTAAATTTATAATTGTTACTCACCACGCCTTAACAATGTCTAAAATGAACAGGCTATATGGGGTAACTATGCCTCAAAAAGGGATAAGCCAACTGGTAGCCGTAGACCTTCAAAAAGCAGAAAGTATGGTTGCTTAACCAGAATAAATGGCAAAA is a window from the Candidatus Pelagibacter ubique HIMB140 genome containing:
- a CDS encoding A/G-specific adenine glycosylase, with translation MKDLIITNKILNWYDINKRSLPWRNKVSQEKKQYFTLVSEFMLQQTQVATVIPYFNRFIKNIPNIEKLSKYNDRKLTKLWEGLGYYSRVRNLKKTAQIIVKKFNKKIPRDFYELKSLPGIGDYTASAISAIAFNKPIIPLDGNIERVLKRYLYLKKQSQIKKEFLQDQKKIFGTSTKRSSDYAQALMELGALICKPTNPNCNKCPLSNNCKAFKNKNFDLVKLKKINKETYYKLNVYKKNNQYLLIKNNKFNFLKNLNIFPMDQLNNPKNFDKDLNFKISNMNMNIKIEYKKKHNFDKNINWINPAKLENYVLPTFTKKIIKFLESQK
- a CDS encoding DUF721 domain-containing protein codes for the protein MQFKNNTKQRNTSIQGLRSFKDTLPKNLKKIINKKGHIYSETLSNWKYLVGNELFKVCFPKTFKNSNRFGVSTLVVMVKRGHEVDVEYSKKNIVDKMNNFFGYDVVEKLKFISFDDEQKTSSLNEIKSNNVAISKYRDKIKDVKNEKIKKSLTELTKVYKEK
- a CDS encoding DsbA family protein, whose product is MKKIILLAIIVLGSFSNLNAEEIKRIIVGNKDAKITIIAFESLTCSHCANFHKNVYPELKKEYLDTGLAKIEFRHFPLDIAAFNASKVAQCKNDGNADILESLYANQQKWVKGSSIEEANKNLQIFLKNEGFSIDFESCVNNKNIEDFVLNDRIDGSKNFKVNSTPTIIINNKKFEKKLNYKNLKKALEKMI
- a CDS encoding chromosome segregation SMC family protein, encoding MEFKKIQLNGFKSFAEKTNFLIEEGLTGIVGPNGCGKSNIVESLRWVMGETSAKSMRGSGMEDVIFSGTSNKASKNIAEVSIEVENKEKEGPIQYRELENIQVRRKIEKDKGSKFYINDKEVRARDAQMFFADLSTGAHSPSMISQGRIGALVTAKPTDRRAILEEAAGISGLHVRRHEAELRLGAAENNLKRADELRRQQEKQLANLQKQAEEATKYKLISEEIKKIEAGLYYLRLLDIDKEIRIENEINTEAGGEVESFNNQISELENLIKTSTDKVAPLREKNIENLSRIQRLNLELQNLDEENTRIQDEIETIKKSIKTLDEDITRENGIIIDANSNEKRLKEEKSDLIEVDSKYFETEKLSNEDLENAKNELEREQKEVDEVVNNLADDTIKISIGPIKNVKNSITRAKELIDNNEINQAVTLLDRCNMELDNFINDLKNEKSRTELLSVNEKSQNIKILQEKYADAYSKNQSIKNESVKRNERIKTIETEIESWKNLLSNSEKMVNELTERKNKLSKQLNDLENQPRVQAERKGQISENLRISDEEKIENEKIIEETDKKIETLRAQLNEIQEQSIQIRERKASSGATIEGLQKRKNDLLDRVNTELNLTEENILENSNLFGVEELPNHVDQEDALDKKKQQRDQLGSVNLKADEETSKYEEEIKKMEQDRSDLVTAIVKLKDSIDELNQKGRERLVEAFEKVNRKFNEVYTKLFNGGNAKLELVDSDDPLEAGLEMLVSPPGKRLQSITLLSGGEQALTALSLIFAVFLTNPSPICVLDEVDAPLDDANVTRFCSLLEELIKITNTKFIIVTHHALTMSKMNRLYGVTMPQKGISQLVAVDLQKAESMVA